GGAGCACCGGCCATTTCTCGGTCAGCACCTGACCTGGCGGGATCCGCTGCTTGATCGAGTCGTCGAGCGGTTGGCGGCGGAATGGATTGATCACGTTGGCCCCTTCTCATTCCTGGCGGGCATCGCAATCATTCTATGACCCATCCACTGCTGCGGCAAGTGAGGCGGTTGCGGGGCGATTTCACCATCAGCTATCCTGGCAAAGAAAGCGAGGTCGAGCCGTGTACCGCGCGCCGCGGGGCATGCAAGACATCCTCCCCGATGACCAGCCCTATTGGCAACAGCTGATTGAACGATGCGTCGACATTGCACAACGATACGGCTATCGACGGATCGATACGCCGATCGTCGAGTCGACCGAGGTGTTCCTGCGCGGTGTCGGCGAGACGACAGATGTTGTCGAGAAGGAGATGTACACCTTTCTCGACAAAGGGGCAAACTCCCTGACGCTTCGTCCCGAGTTTACTGCCGCCATCTGCCGTGCTTACCTTGAGCATGGAATGGCCTCCTGGCCCCAGCCAGTCCGGCTGTACAGCATCGGGCCCCTCTTCCGCTATGACCGCCCGCAAGCAGGCCGCTACCGCCAGTTCCATCAATTCAACGTCGAGGCGATTGGCGAGGGAGACCCGACGCTCGACGCGGAAGTGATCGATATGGCCGGCCTGCTGTATGAGGAAGTGGGGCTGTCAGGCCTGCATCTCCTCGTCAACAGCATTGGCGATGACGCCTGCCGGCCGCGGTATATCGTGGCGCTGCGCGACTTCTTCGGCCAGCATCTCGACGAACTGTGCTCCGACTGCCGCGGCCGATTGGGGCGGAACCCGCTGCGGGTGCTGGATTGCAAACATCCCGCCTGCCGCCAGATCGGCGATGACGCTCCCCGCAGCGTCGACTGGCTGTGCGATGCTTGCGCCGTCCATTTCGCGACGCTGACACGCTACCTCGATCGGCTCGGGCGGCGATGGCAGATCGACCATCGGCTCGTTCGCGGCCTCGACTACTACACGCGCACGGTCTTTGAGTACCAGCCGGCCGATGCCGGCGCCCAGAGCGCGATTGGCGGAGGAGGCCGCTACGATGGGCTGATCGCGCAGCTTGGTGGCCGGCCGACCCCGGGGGTCGGTTTTGCGACGGGGCTCGAGCGGATCGTGCTCAACCAGAAGAAGGCCGGCATGGAGGCGCCGCCGCCCGAGCCCCCGCGCGCCTATCTCGTCGCGGTCAATGAGGAGGCCCTCACAGAAGCGGTCGCTCTTGCGGCGGCGCTGCGGCGGCGCGGGATTGCGACGGCAGGCCCGGTGGGGGGGCGCGGCCTCAAAGGGCAGATGCGGCACGCCAACGCCTCTGGGGCGCGATACGCCATCATTCTCGGTCCCGATGAACTGGCAGCGGGCGAGGCTCAAGTCAAGCCGCTGCACGGGGGCGAGCCCCGCCTTCTCCGGCTGGAGGACGTCGCCGACGCTCTCCTCGCTGACACCTAGCGCCATCCACTGCCCATCGCCCACGAGGTGCCCGAATATGTACCACCGCCTCGACGCCGTCGTGCGTCGTTACGAAGCCCTGACAAGCGAGCTCGCCGACCCGGCGACCCTACGCGACTACGAGCGGCTGATCCAGCTGAACCGCGAACGCGCTGAGATCGAGCCTGTCGTCGAGCTCTACCGTGAATATCGCAAGACAGAAGATCAGATCCGCGAGGCGCGGCAGATCCTCGAGGAAGAGAGCGACCCGGAGCTGGTCGCGATGGCGAAAGACGAACTGGCCCGCCTCGAGCCGAGCCTGCGCGAACTCGAGGAACAGCTGAAGCTGGCGCTCCTGCCGCGCGACCCGAACGACGACAAGAACGTCTTTATGGAGATCCGCGCCGGGGTCGGCGGGGAAGAGGCCGCCCTGTTTGCTGCCGATCTCTTCCGGATGTACGCCCGCTACGCCGAGCGGCACCGCTGGAAGGTCGAGGTCGTCGATGTGAGCGAAGCAGAGGCCGGGGGGTTCAAGGAGATTGTCTTCCAGGTTCAGGGCAAGGGCGCCTACAGCCGCCTGAAATGGGAGAGCGGCGTTCACCGCGTTCAGCGGGTGCCTGCCACGGAAGCCCAGGGGCGGATCCACACCTCAACCGCAACGGTCGCCGTCCTTCCCGAAGTCGAAGAGGTCGACTTCGACATCCGCGAAGAGGATATCGAGATGGAGTTCTACCGCTCTGGAGGAGCGGGCGGCCAGAATGTCAACAAAGTGTCGACCGCGGTCCGCCTCCTTCACAAACCGACCGGGATTGTGGTCACCTGTCAGGATGAACGGTCACAATTGAAAAACCGGCTGAAGGCGATGGCCGTTCTCCGCGCCCGGCTGTACGAACGGGAACAGCGAAAGCGGGAAGAGGCGATCGCCGCCGACCGGCGCGCGCAAGTCGGAGGCGGTGAGCGGTCTGAGAAAATTCGGACCTACAACTTCCCGCAAGATCGCCTGACTGACCATCGCATCGGCCTCACCATTCACGGTCTGGCCGAGATCCTCGACGGCGGGCTTGACCCCGTTATCGACGCGCTTGCTCTCGCGGACCGGACCCGGAAGCTGGAGGCCCACGTCGTCGCCTGACCGCTGCCTCACCGTCTGGGAAGCGCTGCGCGACGGGGCGGCGACCCTCGCCGCAGCCCACGACCCAGAAGCGGCGCCCGCCGCGGAGCGATTGCTGATGCATGTCCTCGGCCTCTCCCGAGCGGGACTTCTCACCGCGGCGCGGACGCACGTCTCCCCAGAGCAGCATCATGCCTATCGTGCTCTCCTCGCTCGCCGGGCAGCAGGCGAGCCAGTCGCCTACCTCACCGGCAGGCAGCCGTTCCGTCGTCTTGACCTTGTCGTCACCCCGGATGTCCTGATCCCGCGGCCTGAGACTGAACTGATCGTCGATCTCGCGCTCGAGACGCGGCCAGAACCGCCGCTCGTCATCGACGTCGGCACCGGCGCAGGGGCGATCGCCCTCGCGCTCGCCGACGAAGCGCCGGGCTGGCGGATTGCCGCCACCGACTGCTCGCTGCCTGCGCTTCGCGTTGCTCGTCATAATCGAGAGCGCCTTGGGCTCGCGGTCGACCTCGTGCTTGCTGACCTGCTGCGCGGTGTCCGCGGCCCCATCGGCCTGATTGTCGCCAATCTTCCCTACATCGACACCTCCCAGTGGGCCGCGCTGCCGCCGTCAGTGCGCGACTGGGAGCCGCGCCTTGCGCTCGACGGGGGCCCGGGCGGGCTGCGCCTCATCGCCCGGCTCGTCAGTCAGGCTGTCTCGCGGCTTGCCCCAAGCGGAACGCTGCTCTGCGAGATCGCGCACGACCAAGGGGAGCGCGCTGCCGCGCTCGCGCAGCGGGCGTTCCCGACAGCGTCGGTCGATATCGTTCGTGATCTTGCCGGGCACGACCGCGTCTTGCGCGTGCGGCGCCGCTGAAACGGCGCTCTTTGCGCCTGCGTATGTATGCCTGAGCGGACATCCTGCCGCACTTCGCGCAAGGTGAGAGACGATATGGGCCGAGGCATCTCCCACTACGATGATGTCGTTCCACTCAGTTTCGGCGTCCCTGCCGATGACCTTCCCCTCGATGAGGAGACGATCCTTCTGCCAGAGCCGGCGGAATACCTCGTCGACGAGGAGGATGAGGCCGAGGAATCCGACCTGTATCCTCCCGCCAGCGAGGAGGAAGAAGTCACAAACACGATCGGGATCTATCTGCGCGATATTCGGCCAGTAAAGCTGCTAACGAAAGAGGAAGAACAGTCGCTTGCGAAAGCGATCGAAGAGGGCGAGCTCGCCAAAGCGGAGCTGCAGAAAGGCGACCTCGATCCAATCGAGATCGCGGAGGCCGAGGCGCTCATTGCTGTGGGGGAGGAAGCTCGACGGCGCCTGACCGAAGCGAATCTGCGCTTGGTCGTCAACGAAGCGAAGAAATTTCTGAATCGCGGACTGTCCCTCGATGACCTTATCCAAGAGGGGAACCTTGGGCTGATGCGCGCGGTCGAAAAGTTCGACTACAAGCGCGGCTTCAAGTTTTCGACCTACGCCACGTGGTGGATTCGACAGTCGATCCTGCGCGCAATCGCCGACCAAGCGCGCACAATCCGGATACCCGTGCACATGATCGAGGCGATCAACAAGATGATGCGCGTCGCGCGGCGAATCCAGCAGGAGACCGGCCGCGAGGCGCTGCCGGAAGAGCTGGCGCGCGAACTTGGGATCTCGGTCGCCAAGGTGCACCAAATCATCAAAGCGTCCCAGCGTCCTCTCTCGCTCGAGGCGCGGATCGGCGACGAAGACGACGGCCGCTTGTTTGAGCTCGTCGAGGATAAGAGCGCGGTCTCGCCGGCGGAAGCTGCTTCTCATCACATCCTCCGAGCTGAAGTGAGCGCGATGCTGGCGCAGCTGACAGAGCGTGAGCAGCGCATCCTTCGCCTCCGCTTCGGGCTTGACGATGATCGCTCGCGCACCCTCGAAGAAGTGGCGCGGGAAGTCGGCCTGACGCGCGAGCGGATCCGCCAGATCGAAGGGCAAGCGCTCGCCAAACTGCGCCAGCAGCGGCAGCTTCCGGGCTTGCGCGACTACCTGAGTGCGTAAATGGCGGACATGCCGCCTCGACAGCGATCATTGAAGGTGACACTCCGTGGAGTTGCGCCATCATGCACGCTGTCTGCGTTTTTTGCGGCTCGAATGTCGGAAACGCCATGGCGTATCGGGCTGCCGCCGAAGAGGTGGGCAGCACTCTCGCCGACCTCGGCATCACGCTCGTCTACGGGGGCGGCCAGATTGGGCTGATGGGCGTCGTTGCCGACGCCGCCCTCGCGCGCGGCGGCCGAGTGATCGGCGTGATCCCCGAACCGCTGGCGATCAAGGAAGTGGCTCACGCCGGATTGACCGAACTGCATCTCGTCAGTTCGATGCACGAGCGCAAAGCGCTCATGATGGAACTGTCCGATGGGTTTATCGCTCTCCCCGGCGGCTTCGGGACGCTCGAAGAGTTCTTCGAAGTGGTAACCTGGGGGCAGCTCGGCATCCACCGCAAGCCCTGCGGGCTGTTGAACGTGGCCGGCTACTACGACCCGTTGATCCGGTTCCTCGACGCTGCGGTCGAGCACGGGTTCATCGCGCCGGAGCACCGGCAGCTTGTCCTCGAGGACTCTTCGATAGCTGGCCTGCTGCGCCAAATGCAGGCCTACCGCCCTCCGACGACCACAAAATGGGTCACCATCACGGAGAGCTGACGCCTCAATCTTGCGCTTTCACAGCCGCGCCTGCCGCTCTTCGGCAGGCACGCGGCTCGCCTTCCCCCGCCACATTCCCGCTCACGTCTCTGTCCCGGGGATCGGCTGGCGGCCGGCATACCCCTCCTCGACGGTATGCCAGTATTGCACGGAAGGTTCGCCGAGCTTCCAGCACAGGTAGATACGCCGGTTGTGCCGCAGACTGGGAAAGTCGACTAAGCCCATCTCAATATCCTTCAGTTCCACCCCAAGCGCGTTGAGGCGAGCAATCCGGTCATTCGTCTCATTGATGAGCCGCTCGAGCTGTCCCCCCACATCGGCAATTTCGGCCGCGCGGTTATACCCGTTGGTGCGCGCCTTCTCTTGCAGGCGAAGGTGCTCACCCCCCACGCGATCAAGCTGGCGCTTGAGAGCGCGCAATTCTTCGAGCAGCGGCACCAACTGGGGGAGCAGCCGGTTCGCCTGCTCGACCGTAAAGTAGCGAGAAGGCATCTGCATCTCCCTTGGCAACGCTATTGTAGGGCTCCAGCAGCGGGCAGTGTCTGATATCCTTGCGCCCGATGGCCTCCTCGACCCTTCCGTTTCACGCCGTCTGCCTCGGCGGAGGCACCGGCGTTGCCCTCATCGCGCGCGCGCTGTTTGATGCAGGAATGCGCGTGACAACAGTGATTGCCACGACCGACAACGGCCGCAGCACCGGGCGCGTCCGCCGTTGGTTCAACATGCCGGCGCCCGGCGACCTCCGCAATGTCCTCGCCAGCTTCGCCTCGGAGCCCGCCCTCCGCGAGCTGTTCGACTACCGCCTCGACCTGCCGGAACTGGCCGAACTGCGCGGGGTCGCTTTCGGCAATCTTGTCCTCGCGGTGCTCACCAAAACGACCGGCTCGCTCGAAACGGCCGTTGCCGTCGCGGGACGGCTGGGCGGTGTGCCCATCCGCGTGATCCCGGTCACCACCGCCAACGCCGAGCTCTGCGCTGAACTGGAGGATGGCGCTCTCGTGCAGGGAGAAGTTGAAGTGCGCCGGCCGGGCAAGGCGCCCATCCGGCGCCTGTTCGTTATGCCGCCAGCGCCCGCAACGGAAGCGGCGCTCCAAGCGATACGCGAGGCCGATCTGATCACCATCGGACCAGGCAGCCTGTTCACCTCGGTCCTTGCCTGTCTAGCAGTCGACGGCATCGTTGAGGCGCTGGTCGCCAGTCGGGCCCGCCGCATGTACATCGCGAACACCACCACTCAGCCGGGACAAAGCGACGGCATGCCCTTGGTCGCCCAGATTGAGCGGGTCATCGCGGCCGCCCGCGGCGCGATTGACGCGGTGCTCGTGAACGAGGGGCGTCCCGCTGCCCCGCTCATCGCCCGGCACGCGGCGGCTGGTCGGCATCTCCTTTCGCTCTCGCCGGCGGAGCGCGAGGAGCTTGAGCGGCGGGGCGTGCGCGTCATCGCCGCCGATCTCGTTGAACACGACGCTCCGCCCCGAGCGCTTTGGCAGAAGGAAGACACGATCCGCCACGACGCTGCAAAAGTTGGGGCGATCTTCACCCGCCTCGCAGCGGAAGCGCGCGCATGATGTCGCCGAGCCGGCTGCGGGTTTTCGACGACAGCCAATCGATCTACCCCTTCACCCTCACCCGCCCTGCCATCGACCTGCGGCTGGGAGCGCTCCGCCTCTGGGAAAAGATCGCCGTCATCGCGCCTGGCCGGATCGGTCTTCTTGTCAGCGACGCCCTCGCGCCGGTCGTCGCAGAACGAGGCGACACCCCTCCCGTCAACGAGCCGCTCGCCGAAGGCCCAACCTGGTTTCTCAATGGCCGCACGCTCTACGCAGCGCGATTTTGGCGGAGCGTCGTCGAAAACCTTGTCGAGCTGCCAGCGCACGACGAATACGCCGTGCGCGACGGCGACCGCGTGATGGTCGCCCTGTTGGGGGAAGAGCGCGCTCGCCGCTTCGGCAGCCTGATCCGGGCAGGCCGCTCTCCGCTCGAGGCGATCGAGGGGATCCCCGTCGGCGAAGAAGAGGGGACGTGGGTCGAGCAGCCGTGGGATCTCGTCCAACTGAATGCGGCCGAAATCGCCGCCGATTGGGAGCGGCTGGGGGGACAGAAGCGAGCGGGCGTGATCTCCTCGGCTGCCTCGTTCTACCGCCCAGAGAACATCCGGATTGAGGCAGGGGCGAAGGTGGAAGCCGGCGCAGTGCTGGACGCGCGCGAGGGCCCGGTTCTCGTCGGCGAAGGGGCCGTTATCCATCCGCTCGCTTATGTCCAAGGGCCAGCGGCGATCGGGCCGTCAGCCGAAGTGATGCCCGGCGCCCGCGTGCGCGCGGGGACCAGCCTCGGGCCCGGCTGCCGCGTCGGCGGCGAGGTCGAACACTCGCTCTTTCACAGTTGGACCAACAAATACCACGACGGCTTCATCGGACACTCGGCCATCGGCGCTTGGTGCAATCTGGGGGCGCTGACGACAACGAGCGACCTGAAGAATACGTACGGCACCGTTCGGGTTGCGCTCCCTGACGGCGAACGCGACACGGGTGAACGCAAGATCGGCTGCTTCCTCGGCGACCACGTCCGGCTCGGGATCGGGTCGCTCCTAACCTCGGGAGCGGTGGTCGGGCCGGCGGTCAATCTTTTCGGCGGGGGGCTCTTGCCAAAGGCGGTTCCGCCGTTTTCATGGGGAGGAGCAACCGGGATGGAGGAGTATGAGGTTGAGCGCTTCCTCCAGACGGCAGAGATCGCCATGAGCCGACGCGGTGTCCGCCTTGGCCCGGCCGAGCGAGCGCTCTACCGGCGCATTGCCGCGCTGAGACGGCTCCAGTAACAGGCAGCCTCCCGCGGACAGCTGCTGCCCCGCCCGCCTGCCGCCAGAGCGCCAACGCAGCCCCAAGAAGCGGAGCGGCTGCATGAGGCGTGAGCGTCGCGGTGAGCGCCGATGCGACCGCTAAGTTTCTTGCGGGGAAGCGGGCGCGCGGCTTGCGGGGGTCGACGAGTATCCCGCCATCGTCTTGAGGCGGTACTCCTCGGATGGCCGCCTCTTCTTCACGGCCGGTCGACGCTGGCGAGCAGAGCGCCCTCTCCGCCCCCGCTTCGTCAGCGCCGACAGGGACGAGCGACCGGCGCAGGAATCCACAGCAACCTCGCAACGGCGATGCGGTCATCTTCGCCTGTCCGGAGATGGGGCGATAGAAGTGGAGGCCGGTTTAAAAGCGGCCCGGTTCACCGTCTGGCCTCGTTCGCCGACGCCTTTCCGAGCGCGGTGAGGTGCTCGGGCACCTCGAGGACCCTGCGCCGTCGGCGGAGGATGCGATCGCGCAGGCGAACCAGCAGGCGGAGCGCACCGCCGGCCGCAAGAGCATCCTGCGCTCGCCTCGAGCGTGAGAGCGTGCCAAAGCCCCCCGGCTGGCGCGCAGTGACCTCGCCGCTTCCGTAGCGCATTCCCGCGAGAGGCCCCGGGCACCGGCGCCCGGGTGCCGCCGCTGCTCCTCACGACTGGCCCCGACGGTAGAGGCGCCGCTGGGCGATGTATGCGACCACGGGGTCTGGAGTGAGATAGCGGATGGAATGTCCGGCCTGCACGCGCGCCCGGATCATCGTCGCGCTGATCCCGATCTGCGGCGAATCGAGGAAGCGGACGCGGAGAGGAGCATCGGGAATAGCCGGATGGAGAGCGGCAAGGTCGATCGGCGGAGCGCCCGGCCGCGCGAATGCCACGATCTCCCCGAGCTGCGCAATCCGGGCGGGCTCACGCCAGCTAGCGAACTGCGCGAGGGCATCTTGGCCGAGCAGTAGGATGAGCGCGGCGTCCGGATACTGCCGGCGCAGCGCCTCGAGGGTGTCGACAGTGTAGGTTGGCCCCGGGCGGTCGATATCGACGCGGGAGACAGCAAAGGCGGGATTGCCCGCGATCGCGCGCTCGACCATCGCCAGCCGGTCGGCAGCACTGGCGTGGGGCCGCTCTCCCCGGTGCCACGGCTGCCCCGCGGGGACGAACAGCACCCGGTCAAGCTGCGCAGCCTCGCGCGCGCTCTCCGCCACAATCAGGTGGCCAAGATGGACAGGATCAAATGTCCCGCCAAGCACCCCGAGCCGCATGAGAGTAGCGTACGGGAAAACCGGCACCGGCGGCCGGCGGCTCGCCGCGGACGCCTGCTACACTGGCCTCCGGCGAAAGAAGGGGCGCGGCGATGGTCCAACAAGAAGCGGCTGTCCAGCGGCGGGAGCAGGTCGGCTGGTATTTCTACGACTGGGCGAACTCCGCCTTTTCAACCACCGTCACGACCGTCTTTCTCGGCCCCTATCTGACCACGGTGACGCGAGCGGCCGCAGATAGCGGCGGCTTTGTCTACCCCTTCGGCATCCCTGTCTTCGCCGGCTCCTTCTTCGCCTACCTTACTTCGGCCTCAGTGCTTCTCCAAGTTCTTGTGCTGCCGATGCTGGGAGCAATCGCCGACTACTCGCGGCGCAAGAAGCTGATGCTGGGGGTCTTCGCCTACCTCGGGGCGCTCGCAACGGCCGGTCTCTACTTCGTCCAAGGAACGAACTACCTGCTCGGCGGAGCGCTCTTTCTCGTGGCCAACCTCGCTTTCGGCGCTTCCATTGTCTTCTACAATGCCTTCCTCCCCGAGATCGCCACCCCGGATGAGCGCGACCGCGTTTCCTCCCAAGGCTGGGCGTTCGGCTACCTCGGCGGCGGCACCCTGCTCGCGCTCAATCTCCTGCTGTTTTCCCAAGCCAGTGCCCTTGGGCTCAGCCAAGGCGACGCAGCGCGCATCAGTCTCGGGTCGGCGGGCATTTGGTGGGCGATCTTCTCCGTCATCCCCTTGCTCGCGCTCCGCCAGCGGCAGCCGATCAAGCACCTCCCGCCCGGGGAGAACCCGGTGAGCGTCGGCCTGAAGCAGCTGTGGCAGACCGCCTCCAAATTGCCGCGCTATCCGCAGACGGTCGTTTTTCTTATCGGCTATCTGCTCTACAACGACGGGATTCAGACGGTGATCGCCCTCTCTTCCCAGTTCGGCCAAGAAGAGCTCGGGATCCCGCTCTCCACTTTGACAACTGTTATCCTCGTGCTCCAGTTCATCGCCTTCTTCGGGGCGATGGGCATGGGCTGGATCGCAAGCCGTCTCGGCGCGAAGCGGACCGTGATGGGGTCGCTCGTTCTCTGGACGTTTGTCGTCGTCTATGCCTACGCGGTTCTCCGGACCACACTTGAGTTCTGGCTGATGGCCGTGCTGATCGGTCTCATCCTCGGGGGGAGCCAAGCGCTCAGCCGATCGATGTTCTCCCAGATGATCCCGCGCGGACAGGAGGCAGAGTACTACAGCATCTATGAAGTGAGCGAGCGCGGCACCAGCTGGATCGGCCCTCTCCTCTTCGGTCTGACCCTGCAGTTCACGGGGAGCTACCGCCAAGCGATCCTCTCGCTGATCATCTTCTTTGTGCTCGGTCTTCTCATCCTCTCGCGCGTCGATGTCCGGCGCGCTGCCCGCGAGGCGGGCAATCAGCCGCCGGCGATCGCCTGACCCGCCGGCGTGCTGCTCTGGCGCGGCGCCGTGCCCGTCGTCTGCCTAGCTGCGCTCGCTCAGTTCGGCGTCGCCGCCGCTCCTCGCGGCTGAGAGGATCCCGGCGGCTCGTTCCGCCCAAGGAGCCGAGCCAGCGCCGCCGGATCGTTCGTCAGCAGCGCGTCGACCTCGAGACGGCGATACCAGCCGAGCCGGCGCTGCGGCGCCAGATCGAGCGGGCAGACCCATTTTCCCAGCGCGTGCGCTCGCCGCACGTAGAACGGATTGATCACGAGCAGCGGCCAAAACGGCCCGAGAACGTCGACCGGCTGAGCGGGCCGCGGGTCGCGCAGGGTGATCAGCCCGGTGGGCGTCCGCTCGTCGACGGACCGCACGGTCAGGACGCGTTCCAAGGAGAACGAGATGACGATAACACTCGCCGCGGCGAGACGGTCGTCGAGCTGACGCGTGAGGAGGCGGGCCCACTCGGGGTCGGCGAACCGGGGGTCCTTCAATTCGAGAACGAGGATGACCGTGGGGGGAACAAGGGCGAGCAGCTCGGCAAGGGAGACGATACGCTCGTCCGGAAAGCGGTCGTCGAAGCGCGAGCGGATCGGCCGGCGCTGGATCTCGGCCAGCGTCAGCTGGTCAATTCGCCCGGCGGTTCCTGTCATCCGGTCGAGCGTGGCGTCGTGATGGCAGACGAGCTGACGGTCCGCCGTGAACCAGAGATCGGTTTCGATCAGTTCGACCCCGGCATCGAGAGCGAGCCGGAAGGCAGCAAGCGAGTTTTCTGGAGCGTGGTCAGAGGCGCCGCGGTGCGCCATCAGATACGGCTTCGGCCGCGCCGCAAGGAACGCCGGCAGCCGCCGGGCACGATCATCCACGCGCCGATTCTCGGCCCTCATCGCGCGGGAATCAACCCTGCTCGCGAGACGATCGGCGACAATAGCGAGGTGTCGATCCGCGCGATCTTTTTCGACCTAGACGATACGCTCTGCGATACCGTCGGCAGCCAGCCGGCCCGCGCCCGCTTCGCGCTCGCCCGCCTTGCCAGCGCCGACCCGCGGTTCGACCTTGATGCGCTCGTCGCCGACGCCGTCGCCGCAATGGACGGGCAGCACTCGCGCCGCGGCATCGACCACGTGCTCGCTCGGCTCGGACTTGCCGGCACCGCGCTCGCCGCCGAAATCGTCGAGACCTTTCGCTCCTGCTACGCGCCGATCGTTCCCACCCCTGGCGCGCGCGACACCGTTCGCCGGCTGGCGCGACGATACCGTCTCGGCATCATCTCAAACGATGAGGAGCGCTTCCAGCGAGGCAAGCTGCGGCATCTTGGTCTCGACTGCTTCATGGAGATCGTCATGTGCAGCGACCAAGCCGGCGCTCGGAAACCTGACCCGCGGATCTTTACCGCTGCGCTCGCTGCCGCTGACCTCTCTCCGCTCGAGGCGGTGTATGTCGGAGACCATCCTCTCCTCGATATCGCCGCTGCGCGGGGCGTGGGGCTCTGGACGGTCTGGTTCAACCCCCAGGGGGCGCCATTTCCCGACGACCTGCCGCCCCCGCACGCCGAGGTGCGGGCGCTGACCGACCTCCCCGCAGCGCTTGCTGCGCTCTCCGCAGAGAGCGAGGGAAGCGATGCGCCCGACGCCGAGGCGTGAAGCGAACGGCCGCCCGCGACAGTCAGGCCGGCGCGCCAGCAGCGAGCGCAGCCGACGGGGCGCACGCGCTCATTCTTCAGCTTCCTCGCGCTCGCGGCCGGCTCAAAACCGCTGCCACCCTCTCCCTTCGAGAAGGCCGCGCACATACGCTGCTTGACCGACGTGCTGAGTGCAGTCGTTGATCGTGCTGACGATGCGCACGCCGACCGTCGGCATGGGGTTCCACCGCGGCTCGTTCAGCACCCGGTCGAGCGCTTCATCGGTGCAGGATTCGAGATAGGCGCGAGTGCGTGCCCACACCGCCCGGTAGTAGGCGAGCAAAGTGTCGCCATCGACCGGGTTGAATGCAGCAACCTGTTCCGGCGTATCGCCGAACCCAAGGTCGCGCGGAGCGGGCG
Above is a genomic segment from Dehalococcoidia bacterium containing:
- the prfA gene encoding peptide chain release factor 1 yields the protein MYHRLDAVVRRYEALTSELADPATLRDYERLIQLNRERAEIEPVVELYREYRKTEDQIREARQILEEESDPELVAMAKDELARLEPSLRELEEQLKLALLPRDPNDDKNVFMEIRAGVGGEEAALFAADLFRMYARYAERHRWKVEVVDVSEAEAGGFKEIVFQVQGKGAYSRLKWESGVHRVQRVPATEAQGRIHTSTATVAVLPEVEEVDFDIREEDIEMEFYRSGGAGGQNVNKVSTAVRLLHKPTGIVVTCQDERSQLKNRLKAMAVLRARLYEREQRKREEAIAADRRAQVGGGERSEKIRTYNFPQDRLTDHRIGLTIHGLAEILDGGLDPVIDALALADRTRKLEAHVVA
- the prmC gene encoding peptide chain release factor N(5)-glutamine methyltransferase → MLSRTGPGSWRPTSSPDRCLTVWEALRDGAATLAAAHDPEAAPAAERLLMHVLGLSRAGLLTAARTHVSPEQHHAYRALLARRAAGEPVAYLTGRQPFRRLDLVVTPDVLIPRPETELIVDLALETRPEPPLVIDVGTGAGAIALALADEAPGWRIAATDCSLPALRVARHNRERLGLAVDLVLADLLRGVRGPIGLIVANLPYIDTSQWAALPPSVRDWEPRLALDGGPGGLRLIARLVSQAVSRLAPSGTLLCEIAHDQGERAAALAQRAFPTASVDIVRDLAGHDRVLRVRRR
- a CDS encoding putative sugar nucleotidyl transferase; the encoded protein is MMSPSRLRVFDDSQSIYPFTLTRPAIDLRLGALRLWEKIAVIAPGRIGLLVSDALAPVVAERGDTPPVNEPLAEGPTWFLNGRTLYAARFWRSVVENLVELPAHDEYAVRDGDRVMVALLGEERARRFGSLIRAGRSPLEAIEGIPVGEEEGTWVEQPWDLVQLNAAEIAADWERLGGQKRAGVISSAASFYRPENIRIEAGAKVEAGAVLDAREGPVLVGEGAVIHPLAYVQGPAAIGPSAEVMPGARVRAGTSLGPGCRVGGEVEHSLFHSWTNKYHDGFIGHSAIGAWCNLGALTTTSDLKNTYGTVRVALPDGERDTGERKIGCFLGDHVRLGIGSLLTSGAVVGPAVNLFGGGLLPKAVPPFSWGGATGMEEYEVERFLQTAEIAMSRRGVRLGPAERALYRRIAALRRLQ
- a CDS encoding TIGR00730 family Rossman fold protein, which produces MHAVCVFCGSNVGNAMAYRAAAEEVGSTLADLGITLVYGGGQIGLMGVVADAALARGGRVIGVIPEPLAIKEVAHAGLTELHLVSSMHERKALMMELSDGFIALPGGFGTLEEFFEVVTWGQLGIHRKPCGLLNVAGYYDPLIRFLDAAVEHGFIAPEHRQLVLEDSSIAGLLRQMQAYRPPTTTKWVTITES
- a CDS encoding YvcK family protein, translating into MASSTLPFHAVCLGGGTGVALIARALFDAGMRVTTVIATTDNGRSTGRVRRWFNMPAPGDLRNVLASFASEPALRELFDYRLDLPELAELRGVAFGNLVLAVLTKTTGSLETAVAVAGRLGGVPIRVIPVTTANAELCAELEDGALVQGEVEVRRPGKAPIRRLFVMPPAPATEAALQAIREADLITIGPGSLFTSVLACLAVDGIVEALVASRARRMYIANTTTQPGQSDGMPLVAQIERVIAAARGAIDAVLVNEGRPAAPLIARHAAAGRHLLSLSPAEREELERRGVRVIAADLVEHDAPPRALWQKEDTIRHDAAKVGAIFTRLAAEARA
- a CDS encoding DUF2203 domain-containing protein, coding for MPSRYFTVEQANRLLPQLVPLLEELRALKRQLDRVGGEHLRLQEKARTNGYNRAAEIADVGGQLERLINETNDRIARLNALGVELKDIEMGLVDFPSLRHNRRIYLCWKLGEPSVQYWHTVEEGYAGRQPIPGTET
- the hisS gene encoding histidine--tRNA ligase; the protein is MYRAPRGMQDILPDDQPYWQQLIERCVDIAQRYGYRRIDTPIVESTEVFLRGVGETTDVVEKEMYTFLDKGANSLTLRPEFTAAICRAYLEHGMASWPQPVRLYSIGPLFRYDRPQAGRYRQFHQFNVEAIGEGDPTLDAEVIDMAGLLYEEVGLSGLHLLVNSIGDDACRPRYIVALRDFFGQHLDELCSDCRGRLGRNPLRVLDCKHPACRQIGDDAPRSVDWLCDACAVHFATLTRYLDRLGRRWQIDHRLVRGLDYYTRTVFEYQPADAGAQSAIGGGGRYDGLIAQLGGRPTPGVGFATGLERIVLNQKKAGMEAPPPEPPRAYLVAVNEEALTEAVALAAALRRRGIATAGPVGGRGLKGQMRHANASGARYAIILGPDELAAGEAQVKPLHGGEPRLLRLEDVADALLADT
- a CDS encoding sigma-70 family RNA polymerase sigma factor, producing the protein MGRGISHYDDVVPLSFGVPADDLPLDEETILLPEPAEYLVDEEDEAEESDLYPPASEEEEVTNTIGIYLRDIRPVKLLTKEEEQSLAKAIEEGELAKAELQKGDLDPIEIAEAEALIAVGEEARRRLTEANLRLVVNEAKKFLNRGLSLDDLIQEGNLGLMRAVEKFDYKRGFKFSTYATWWIRQSILRAIADQARTIRIPVHMIEAINKMMRVARRIQQETGREALPEELARELGISVAKVHQIIKASQRPLSLEARIGDEDDGRLFELVEDKSAVSPAEAASHHILRAEVSAMLAQLTEREQRILRLRFGLDDDRSRTLEEVAREVGLTRERIRQIEGQALAKLRQQRQLPGLRDYLSA
- the nadD gene encoding nicotinate-nucleotide adenylyltransferase is translated as MRLGVLGGTFDPVHLGHLIVAESAREAAQLDRVLFVPAGQPWHRGERPHASAADRLAMVERAIAGNPAFAVSRVDIDRPGPTYTVDTLEALRRQYPDAALILLLGQDALAQFASWREPARIAQLGEIVAFARPGAPPIDLAALHPAIPDAPLRVRFLDSPQIGISATMIRARVQAGHSIRYLTPDPVVAYIAQRRLYRRGQS